One genomic region from Campylobacter concisus encodes:
- a CDS encoding apolipoprotein N-acyltransferase, with protein sequence MLKNQRFAWISLFVRFLNGHFSTKIIIKAFVGAFLLSNFIFLSFFENLLLNFISPFLTLTGIGIIINLSRAGFFAAGFFTGILWFYWISFSFIYYDLIWLIPFVILFVALVYGFMFWVASFPSFISLRAVLLFLVSYVHPFGFNWFNLEATLVLGAFEPSTRGLIFIFLAAIFLSLKGKILKFILAFICIIAALQFKSSEAKTLPFDVELINTDIAQRVRWDKSLRMKFTNDNLDLINNAIAEQKRLIVLPESAFPLFMTNEPLLVDELKELSKKITIVAGALAYENKQIYNSAFLFQDGTLRRMDKKFLVPFGEEIPLPKFMQDAVNKLFFGGASDFKKAENFSDYEIDGVKIRNAICYEATREELYKGEFDVVVAITNNGWFVPSSEPVLQKLLIKHLATKYNKAVYHSVNGSKSEIIKPKKVFWNEF encoded by the coding sequence ATGTTAAAAAATCAGCGTTTTGCATGGATTTCCTTATTTGTAAGATTTTTAAATGGGCATTTTAGCACTAAAATTATAATAAAAGCCTTTGTCGGTGCTTTTTTGCTTTCCAACTTTATTTTTTTAAGTTTCTTCGAGAATTTGCTATTAAATTTCATCTCACCGTTTCTAACTTTGACTGGAATTGGCATCATCATAAATTTAAGCAGGGCTGGATTTTTTGCAGCTGGATTTTTCACTGGAATTTTATGGTTTTATTGGATCAGCTTTAGTTTTATCTACTACGATCTGATCTGGCTTATACCTTTTGTCATTCTCTTTGTAGCCCTTGTTTATGGGTTTATGTTCTGGGTGGCCTCTTTCCCAAGCTTTATATCGCTTAGGGCTGTTTTGCTATTTTTAGTAAGCTACGTTCATCCATTTGGCTTTAACTGGTTTAATCTTGAAGCAACGCTTGTTTTGGGGGCTTTTGAGCCAAGCACAAGAGGGCTGATATTTATATTTTTAGCAGCTATTTTTTTAAGCCTAAAGGGTAAAATTTTGAAATTTATCCTAGCTTTTATCTGCATAATCGCCGCTTTGCAGTTTAAAAGTAGCGAGGCAAAAACTTTGCCATTTGACGTGGAGCTAATAAATACTGACATCGCTCAAAGGGTGCGCTGGGATAAAAGCTTACGCATGAAATTTACAAATGACAATTTAGACTTAATAAATAACGCTATAGCCGAGCAAAAACGCCTTATCGTACTACCAGAGAGCGCATTTCCACTATTTATGACAAATGAGCCTCTGCTTGTTGATGAGCTAAAAGAGCTTTCAAAAAAGATAACCATCGTAGCTGGCGCACTTGCCTATGAAAATAAGCAAATTTATAACTCTGCATTTTTGTTTCAAGATGGCACTCTTAGACGAATGGATAAAAAATTTTTAGTGCCATTTGGTGAAGAAATTCCTTTGCCAAAATTTATGCAAGACGCAGTAAATAAACTATTTTTTGGTGGAGCTAGTGACTTTAAAAAGGCTGAAAATTTTAGTGACTATGAGATAGACGGAGTTAAAATCAGAAATGCTATCTGCTACGAGGCGACAAGAGAAGAGCTTTACAAGGGCGAATTTGATGTGGTTGTAGCTATCACAAATAATGGCTGGTTTGTGCCAAGCAGTGAGCCTGTGCTTCAAAAGTTGCTTATAAAGCACCTTGCCACAAAATACAATAAAGCAGTCTATCACAGCGTAAATGGCTCAAAAAGTGAGATAATAAAGCCAAAAAAAGTGTTTTGGAATGAGTTCTAA
- the yajC gene encoding preprotein translocase subunit YajC yields the protein MQNADFLTSLLPLVVLFAIFYFLVIRPQQKQQKAHAAMLAALDKGDKIITNGGLICEVIKAENDFIKVKLNDDVIVRIAREFVAKKIEDK from the coding sequence ATGCAAAACGCTGATTTTTTAACATCATTACTACCTCTTGTTGTGCTTTTCGCCATATTTTACTTTTTGGTTATTAGACCTCAACAAAAACAACAAAAGGCCCATGCAGCAATGCTCGCTGCTCTTGATAAAGGTGATAAGATAATAACTAATGGCGGACTTATCTGCGAAGTGATTAAAGCCGAAAATGATTTTATCAAAGTTAAACTTAACGATGATGTAATCGTTCGCATAGCACGCGAGTTTGTAGCTAAAAAGATTGAAGATAAATAA
- the secD gene encoding protein translocase subunit SecD → MRNARVTYRLIILILALIFGFGFSVPSFFQTQNGAKISLGLDLQGGLHMLLGVETSEAIHSKIKSIAGSINYYAKKEDVLIDKFKIKEENIDFTLLDGDEAPKVDKALAEIKGLNIKKDGLNYSISLTEQERTDTIEYAISQAVETIRNRLDQFGLAEPTVARQGKDNILVELPGIKTEEDEQRARDLIAKAAHLQLMAVDDKRQDQANAMSEAEAESYGDVIFKDAKNDRVKYVVKNIPVLDGSMLTDAKVAFSQQNNLPIINFTLNSEGARIFGDFTGANVGKRLAIVLDGKVYSAPVINERIGGGSGQISGGFTLDEAHDVAIALRSGALLAPVKMLEKRSVGPSLGQESINQSMVALAAGSILVVLFMLVYYGISGIFANIALVADVVILVAVMALFGATLTLPGMAGIVLTIGMAVDANVIINERIRELLREGVAIRTAVQKGYEHAMSAIIDSNLTTIITVAVLYAYGTGPVKGFAVTMAIGIMASMLTAILGTHGMFDAVMDKIEKSGNTRLWFGYKRS, encoded by the coding sequence ATGCGTAACGCAAGAGTCACGTATAGGCTAATTATCTTAATATTAGCCTTGATTTTTGGTTTTGGCTTTTCGGTGCCATCTTTTTTTCAGACTCAAAATGGGGCTAAAATTTCACTTGGCCTTGATCTTCAAGGCGGCCTTCATATGCTGCTTGGTGTTGAAACGAGCGAAGCTATTCACTCAAAAATAAAATCAATAGCCGGAAGTATAAATTATTATGCTAAAAAAGAAGATGTGTTAATTGATAAATTTAAGATTAAAGAAGAGAACATTGACTTTACTCTCCTTGATGGCGACGAGGCTCCAAAAGTAGATAAAGCACTAGCCGAGATAAAGGGGCTTAATATTAAAAAAGATGGTTTAAATTACAGCATATCTTTAACCGAGCAAGAAAGAACGGATACGATCGAATATGCGATCTCGCAAGCTGTTGAAACCATCAGAAACAGACTTGATCAGTTTGGTCTAGCTGAGCCAACTGTTGCCAGACAGGGCAAAGATAATATCCTAGTTGAGCTTCCTGGTATAAAAACTGAAGAGGATGAACAAAGAGCAAGAGATCTCATCGCAAAGGCTGCTCACTTGCAGCTTATGGCAGTTGATGATAAAAGACAAGATCAGGCTAATGCAATGAGCGAGGCTGAAGCTGAAAGCTACGGCGATGTGATCTTTAAAGATGCTAAAAATGACCGCGTGAAATACGTCGTTAAAAATATCCCAGTGCTTGACGGCTCGATGCTAACTGATGCAAAAGTCGCATTTTCTCAGCAAAATAACTTGCCTATTATAAATTTCACTCTTAACTCAGAAGGCGCTAGAATTTTTGGTGATTTTACTGGCGCAAATGTCGGCAAAAGGCTTGCTATTGTACTTGATGGCAAGGTTTATTCAGCTCCTGTTATAAATGAAAGAATAGGTGGCGGAAGTGGTCAGATCAGCGGCGGTTTTACTCTTGATGAGGCTCACGATGTAGCGATCGCACTTAGAAGTGGCGCACTTTTAGCACCTGTGAAGATGCTAGAAAAAAGAAGCGTTGGTCCATCTTTAGGCCAAGAGAGCATCAATCAAAGCATGGTTGCTCTTGCTGCTGGATCTATCTTGGTTGTGCTATTTATGCTAGTTTATTATGGAATTTCTGGAATTTTTGCAAATATCGCGCTAGTTGCGGATGTCGTTATATTAGTTGCTGTCATGGCACTTTTTGGAGCTACGCTTACCTTGCCAGGTATGGCTGGTATCGTGCTAACGATTGGTATGGCAGTTGATGCAAACGTCATCATAAACGAGCGTATACGTGAGCTTTTACGTGAAGGTGTTGCGATAAGGACAGCTGTCCAAAAGGGCTATGAGCACGCCATGAGTGCGATCATTGACTCAAACTTAACTACTATCATTACAGTTGCTGTGCTTTATGCTTATGGTACTGGCCCAGTTAAAGGCTTTGCTGTGACAATGGCCATAGGTATCATGGCTTCGATGCTAACAGCCATTTTAGGCACACATGGCATGTTTGATGCAGTCATGGACAAGATAGAAAAAAGCGGAAATACCAGACTTTGGTTTGGTTATAAAAGGAGCTAG
- the secF gene encoding protein translocase subunit SecF, which yields MQIFTKAKVYDFMRFRFASLAFSIFLFVGSIVLLTTKGLNYGIDFSGGTLIQLKYDTKAPLDKIRDAFGTNEVLKNASVTEFGSDDEVVIRFSGSSSNLTGDIGTEIKQFLKDTGNFEVRRVDIVGPKVGDELRQKGLMALGISLIGVLLYITFRFEWRFALAAIATEIHDIVITVGAISLFNIDVNLDTLAAVLTVLGYSLNDTIIIFDRIREGIKESKRTDIEGVINESVSATLSRTILTSATTMMTVLVLFLFGGDMIHGFSFILIVGIVIGTISSIYISSPFLIWFKFSIEHFRSREAEKQKIKKEREKERAMFEKGVV from the coding sequence ATGCAAATTTTTACTAAGGCAAAAGTTTATGATTTTATGCGGTTTAGATTTGCTTCACTAGCATTTTCTATATTTTTATTTGTTGGCTCTATTGTTTTACTTACTACAAAGGGGTTAAACTACGGCATTGATTTCTCTGGCGGTACGCTTATTCAGCTAAAATACGACACCAAAGCGCCACTTGATAAAATTCGTGATGCTTTTGGCACAAATGAAGTGTTAAAAAATGCTTCAGTTACTGAGTTTGGGAGTGACGATGAGGTGGTTATTAGATTTTCAGGTTCAAGCTCAAATTTAACTGGTGACATCGGCACTGAGATAAAACAATTTTTAAAAGATACTGGAAATTTTGAAGTAAGACGTGTTGATATCGTTGGTCCAAAGGTTGGTGACGAGCTTAGGCAAAAGGGTTTGATGGCTCTTGGAATTTCACTAATTGGCGTGCTTCTTTATATCACATTTAGATTTGAATGGCGTTTTGCGCTAGCTGCGATCGCAACTGAAATTCACGATATAGTTATAACTGTAGGTGCTATTTCGCTATTTAATATTGATGTAAATTTGGACACGCTAGCGGCTGTTTTAACGGTGCTTGGCTACTCTCTAAATGATACGATTATTATCTTTGATAGGATAAGAGAAGGTATCAAAGAGAGCAAGCGAACTGATATTGAAGGTGTTATAAACGAGTCAGTTTCTGCTACGCTTTCAAGAACTATCTTAACTTCAGCCACTACGATGATGACAGTTCTTGTGTTATTTTTATTTGGTGGAGATATGATACATGGATTTTCATTTATTCTTATCGTTGGTATTGTCATAGGAACGATCAGCTCGATCTACATCTCTTCGCCATTTCTTATCTGGTTTAAATTTAGCATCGAGCATTTTAGAAGCAGAGAGGCTGAAAAACAAAAGATAAAAAAAGAGCGCGAAAAAGAGCGTGCTATGTTTGAGAAAGGCGTTGTGTAA
- a CDS encoding DUF6394 family protein, giving the protein MNWGKVIYIFFALMSLTTTAEFLYDKNEIALFVAASINLVSTLLKIGVKNLLSAELFASSLVADLHLIPAFVILQVSENITLSYSLAIGAVIANIFSLALVLIESGKAQEEF; this is encoded by the coding sequence ATGAACTGGGGAAAAGTTATCTACATATTTTTTGCGCTGATGAGTCTTACGACTACGGCAGAATTTTTATATGATAAAAATGAGATTGCGCTCTTTGTGGCGGCTAGTATAAATTTGGTTTCAACGTTACTTAAGATCGGTGTTAAAAATTTACTCTCAGCTGAGCTTTTTGCAAGCTCGCTGGTTGCTGATTTGCACCTTATACCAGCTTTTGTTATTTTGCAAGTCTCTGAAAATATAACACTTAGCTATTCACTAGCTATCGGTGCAGTCATCGCAAATATATTTTCACTAGCCTTGGTTTTAATAGAATCAGGTAAAGCTCAAGAAGAATTTTAG
- the leuS gene encoding leucine--tRNA ligase yields MAEKRKYEPLKIEKKWQEIWDKNEEFEPKDDLSLPKKYILSMFPYPSGRIHMGHVRNYSIGDALARSYRKSGYNVLHPIGFDSFGMPAENAAIKHKIHPKIWTYENIDYMKKELASLGFSFSKKRILATSDPLYTKWEQSFFIKMFEKGLVYRKSAVVNWCEYDQTVLANEQVEDGKCWRCGNEVVQKELPGYYFNITKYASELLDDLKTLEGKWPNQVITMQENWIGRSYGLEFKFSLDEASKETLGGKFDGFEVFTTRPDTIYGVSYTALAPEHPIVKALLENAKFDENKKAKIKAILNQSPRERQVSEKDGEFLGIYVIHPLTNEKIPVWVANFILADYGSGAIMAVPAHDQRDFEFATKFNLPIKPVVKPLEGESDGSKAYSEYGISINSELINGLASEEAKSFIIEKFEKDGLGKRITNYKLRDWGISRQRYWGAPIPVVHCKCCGVVPEKEENLPIALPEDVEITGEGNPLDKHPTWKFTKCPKCGKDAIRETDTMDTFVESSWYFARFASDEKTWEQKALDEKSVNYWMNVDQYIGGIEHAILHLLYARFFQKVLRDLGYLRDDEPFENLLTQGMVLKDGKKMSKSKGNVVDPDDIINKYGADTARLFILFAAPPQKELEWNDSAVEGAFRFLNRLWEKAQTIKKMDKIPTIDHESLSKDEKFARLKIYEALKKSTEVFGDTFAFNTLIAACMEALNALNAQDNEDVNTEGFFIILNLLEPIVPHIANELSEELFGRKNFTKIAVKEEVFVKDSIALAVTVNGKKRAEFEVAASESEDEILKLAKQNVAKWLEGKEILKEIYIKGKLVNFVIKG; encoded by the coding sequence ATGGCTGAAAAGAGAAAATATGAGCCTTTAAAGATAGAAAAAAAATGGCAAGAAATTTGGGATAAAAATGAGGAATTTGAACCAAAAGACGATCTAAGTTTGCCAAAAAAATATATCCTAAGTATGTTTCCTTATCCAAGCGGACGCATACATATGGGGCATGTAAGAAACTACTCTATCGGTGATGCACTTGCTAGATCATATAGAAAAAGCGGATATAACGTGCTTCATCCTATTGGCTTTGATAGCTTTGGCATGCCAGCTGAAAACGCAGCCATAAAACATAAAATTCACCCTAAAATTTGGACCTACGAAAACATCGATTATATGAAAAAAGAGCTTGCAAGCCTTGGCTTTTCATTCTCTAAAAAGAGAATTTTAGCCACATCTGATCCACTTTACACAAAGTGGGAGCAAAGCTTTTTTATAAAGATGTTTGAAAAAGGACTTGTATATAGAAAAAGTGCCGTTGTAAACTGGTGCGAATACGATCAAACTGTGCTTGCAAACGAGCAAGTAGAGGACGGCAAATGCTGGAGATGCGGCAACGAGGTTGTACAAAAAGAGCTTCCAGGATATTACTTTAACATCACAAAATATGCTAGCGAGCTACTAGATGATCTAAAAACGCTTGAAGGTAAATGGCCAAATCAAGTCATCACAATGCAAGAAAACTGGATCGGTAGAAGCTACGGCTTGGAGTTTAAATTTAGCCTTGATGAGGCATCAAAAGAGACTTTGGGTGGTAAATTTGATGGCTTTGAAGTATTTACAACAAGGCCTGATACGATTTACGGCGTTAGCTACACAGCCCTTGCGCCAGAGCATCCTATCGTAAAAGCACTACTTGAAAATGCTAAATTTGATGAAAATAAAAAGGCAAAGATAAAAGCCATACTTAATCAAAGCCCAAGAGAGCGTCAAGTTAGTGAAAAGGATGGAGAGTTTTTAGGAATTTACGTCATTCATCCGCTCACAAATGAAAAGATTCCAGTTTGGGTGGCAAATTTCATCTTAGCTGACTACGGTAGCGGTGCTATCATGGCTGTACCTGCTCACGATCAAAGAGACTTTGAGTTTGCAACTAAATTTAATCTACCTATAAAACCAGTCGTAAAGCCACTTGAGGGCGAGAGCGACGGCTCTAAGGCATATTCAGAGTATGGAATTTCCATAAATTCTGAGCTGATAAACGGTCTTGCTTCAGAGGAAGCTAAAAGCTTTATAATAGAGAAATTTGAAAAAGATGGTTTAGGCAAAAGGATCACAAACTATAAGCTAAGAGACTGGGGAATTTCTCGCCAAAGATACTGGGGTGCGCCAATACCTGTCGTGCATTGCAAATGCTGCGGCGTAGTGCCAGAAAAAGAGGAAAATTTGCCTATTGCACTGCCTGAAGATGTTGAGATCACAGGCGAGGGCAACCCACTTGACAAACACCCAACTTGGAAATTTACAAAGTGCCCAAAATGTGGCAAAGACGCGATCAGAGAGACTGATACGATGGATACATTTGTGGAGAGTAGCTGGTATTTTGCTAGATTTGCAAGTGATGAGAAGACGTGGGAGCAAAAAGCGCTTGATGAAAAGAGCGTGAACTACTGGATGAACGTAGATCAGTATATCGGCGGCATCGAGCACGCGATATTGCACCTTTTATACGCTAGATTTTTCCAAAAGGTCTTAAGAGATCTTGGCTATCTAAGAGACGACGAGCCATTTGAAAATTTGCTAACTCAAGGCATGGTCTTAAAAGATGGCAAAAAGATGAGTAAAAGCAAGGGCAACGTCGTAGATCCTGACGATATTATTAATAAATATGGCGCCGATACGGCAAGGCTTTTTATACTTTTTGCTGCTCCTCCTCAAAAAGAGCTTGAGTGGAATGACAGTGCAGTTGAGGGTGCATTTAGATTTTTAAATAGACTTTGGGAAAAGGCACAAACTATCAAAAAGATGGATAAAATCCCAACTATAGACCATGAGAGTTTAAGCAAAGATGAGAAATTTGCAAGGCTAAAAATTTATGAAGCGCTTAAAAAATCAACCGAGGTTTTTGGCGATACATTTGCTTTTAACACGTTGATTGCAGCATGCATGGAGGCACTAAATGCGCTAAACGCACAAGATAATGAAGACGTAAATACTGAAGGCTTTTTCATCATCTTAAATTTACTAGAGCCTATCGTGCCGCACATTGCAAATGAGCTTAGTGAGGAGCTTTTTGGTAGAAAAAATTTCACAAAGATAGCTGTAAAAGAAGAGGTCTTTGTAAAAGATAGCATTGCTCTTGCAGTTACAGTAAATGGCAAAAAAAGAGCCGAGTTTGAAGTGGCAGCGAGCGAGAGCGAGGATGAAATTTTAAAACTAGCTAAGCAAAACGTAGCTAAATGGCTTGAAGGAAAAGAAATTTTAAAAGAGATTTATATAAAAGGCAAATTAGTAAATTTTGTCATTAAAGGATAA
- the lptE gene encoding LPS assembly lipoprotein LptE gives MRYFLAFFIAIFICGCGYKPVSKITHDLVGDKIYVDVIISKEEPKNSVWIKDAVKEGMVARLNKNLSSKESADTSIIISVKDLNYEAIIYDEFGYITSYKAHLSLNYKTKFKDGSVVDIPATGEYDFSVARRQKDVRFADSVLSDTQKYEAIKEASKEAFDEYIASLAVKGYRNGSSNR, from the coding sequence TTGAGATATTTTTTAGCGTTTTTTATTGCGATATTTATCTGCGGATGTGGTTATAAACCAGTTTCAAAGATCACACATGATCTAGTTGGCGATAAAATTTACGTTGATGTGATTATCAGCAAAGAAGAACCAAAAAATAGCGTTTGGATAAAGGACGCTGTTAAAGAGGGCATGGTCGCAAGGCTAAATAAAAATTTATCAAGTAAAGAGAGTGCTGATACTTCGATAATTATTTCGGTAAAAGATTTAAATTACGAAGCAATTATTTATGATGAATTTGGCTACATTACGTCATACAAAGCACATCTTAGCTTAAATTATAAGACTAAATTTAAAGATGGTAGCGTAGTTGATATTCCAGCCACTGGCGAGTATGACTTTAGTGTCGCAAGACGTCAAAAAGATGTAAGATTTGCTGACAGCGTTCTTAGTGATACTCAAAAATACGAAGCTATCAAAGAGGCATCAAAAGAGGCCTTTGATGAGTATATCGCAAGTTTAGCTGTAAAAGGATATAGAAATGGCAGCAGTAACCGTTAG
- a CDS encoding GGDEF domain-containing protein, with protein MAAVTVSQIVKEALNEIKDRHLMLTPENYTEVYNEISKKYGFTTEESKKIEKYISRLGDEYKNQALSLHIKTVDEFVAFMTARLSRGAQQGAGLATDDKKLQSLNAFARRILQAISMLHNKDAKSLAEQSMQLLARRYDEKNLEEMCLRWFDFVSSYDTEFLKFLKYYGVRNFDDLRTMSSELEKFLTQKDEDGEEDVLIQLLSLTLEPSITKDLDEELSTIRSTLKQNPKTLNSKEFQEKVKAFVDRRIEEDRTEIIEKVGSLNNVLQNISERISDIAVSSQSSSDKVKSIKNDLKNVNLNTNSIDQVRSMLIEIAGALEIESKELGIEMHNRQATILELQNRVNSLEKELEEAKLESKEDFLTKVSTKRALMNEIQRIEEAYKRYGTDYSICFVDIDFFKSINDTYGHEAGDVILSAVAQVLKKNARKVDFVGRYGGEEFVILLPSTGLKDSVKFGDKLRSMIENFKFIYKNERIKVTISSGIATRSANLSETMTLEAADKMLYLSKENGRNQVMPKIIEEK; from the coding sequence ATGGCAGCAGTAACCGTTAGTCAAATAGTCAAGGAGGCCTTAAATGAGATCAAAGATCGTCATTTGATGCTAACGCCAGAGAATTACACTGAAGTATATAATGAAATTTCTAAAAAATATGGCTTTACAACAGAAGAGAGTAAAAAGATAGAAAAATATATCTCAAGGCTTGGCGATGAATATAAAAATCAAGCCCTAAGCCTTCATATAAAGACGGTCGATGAGTTTGTCGCTTTTATGACTGCCAGGCTCTCTAGAGGTGCTCAACAGGGAGCAGGACTTGCGACTGATGATAAAAAACTACAATCACTAAACGCATTTGCTAGAAGAATTCTACAAGCTATCTCAATGCTTCACAATAAAGATGCAAAAAGCTTAGCAGAGCAAAGTATGCAGCTACTTGCTAGAAGATATGATGAGAAAAATCTTGAAGAAATGTGCCTTAGATGGTTTGATTTTGTTAGCTCGTACGACACTGAATTTTTAAAATTTTTGAAATATTATGGTGTTAGAAATTTTGATGATTTAAGGACGATGAGTTCTGAACTTGAGAAATTTCTTACACAAAAAGATGAAGATGGCGAAGAAGATGTTTTGATTCAGCTTTTAAGCCTTACTCTTGAACCTTCTATTACAAAGGATCTTGATGAAGAGCTTAGCACGATAAGAAGTACTTTGAAGCAAAATCCTAAAACCTTAAATAGCAAAGAATTTCAAGAAAAGGTAAAGGCATTTGTTGATCGAAGAATAGAAGAAGATAGAACAGAAATCATAGAAAAAGTTGGTTCGCTAAATAATGTCTTGCAAAATATAAGCGAGAGAATTTCTGATATTGCAGTTAGCTCGCAAAGTAGTTCTGATAAAGTAAAAAGCATTAAAAATGATCTAAAAAATGTAAATTTAAATACAAATAGCATTGATCAAGTAAGAAGCATGCTTATTGAGATCGCTGGTGCTTTGGAGATCGAGAGTAAAGAGCTTGGTATCGAGATGCACAATAGACAAGCTACTATTTTAGAGCTTCAAAATAGAGTGAACAGCCTTGAAAAAGAGCTTGAGGAAGCTAAACTGGAGAGCAAAGAGGACTTTTTGACAAAAGTATCTACTAAGCGTGCTTTGATGAACGAGATTCAACGCATTGAAGAGGCATATAAACGCTATGGGACTGATTACTCTATATGCTTTGTTGATATTGACTTTTTCAAAAGTATAAACGATACTTATGGGCATGAGGCTGGAGATGTTATACTTTCGGCGGTAGCTCAAGTACTTAAGAAAAACGCTAGAAAGGTTGATTTCGTTGGTAGATATGGTGGCGAAGAATTTGTAATCTTACTTCCAAGTACTGGCTTAAAAGATAGTGTTAAATTTGGAGATAAGCTAAGAAGTATGATAGAAAATTTTAAATTTATCTATAAAAATGAGCGTATCAAGGTTACTATAAGCTCCGGCATAGCGACAAGAAGTGCAAATTTAAGTGAGACGATGACGCTTGAAGCTGCTGATAAGATGCTTTATCTCTCAAAAGAAAATGGCAGAAATCAAGTAATGCCAAAGATAATCGAGGAAAAATGA
- a CDS encoding Mur ligase family protein, translating into MSLAKFLDGKPLYYKEIDYGRIIRAYDTIKGHLKPFKIIHIIGTNGKGSTGRFLAQILSQKGAKVGHYTSPHIFKFNERFWLNGEVASDEILEVAHERLQALLSDEYKIKTSYFEYMTLLSAVLFEGCDYFVCEAGMGGVLDATNVFEKELSIFTPIGLDHTAVLGDSLEEISRTKFEAMGKRAILNDEMNEISVAIAKEIASERGTILSFPREILTKENLNEIANYADKFNLPEFLRSNLTLAYAAAKILDSSIDIKKLGALTLRGRCEKIASNLYVDVGHNELGAKAVANKFSSDEFNGKKITLVYNSFLDKDFKAVLAALKPVIEGVLLYHYHCEGRELGGELINKALNELEISHREFESSDMNDIKEAKNGKIYLAFGSFHLVEAFLKEYYASKGL; encoded by the coding sequence ATGAGCCTAGCGAAATTTCTTGATGGCAAGCCACTTTACTACAAAGAGATCGACTATGGTAGGATCATAAGGGCTTATGATACGATCAAAGGTCATCTAAAACCTTTTAAGATAATCCACATCATCGGCACAAATGGCAAAGGTAGCACAGGCCGCTTTTTAGCACAAATTTTAAGCCAAAAAGGGGCAAAAGTAGGGCATTACACGAGCCCACATATATTTAAATTTAACGAGCGATTTTGGCTAAATGGCGAAGTCGCTAGCGATGAAATTTTAGAGGTGGCTCACGAGCGATTACAAGCTCTTTTAAGTGATGAATACAAGATAAAAACGAGCTATTTTGAGTATATGACGCTGCTTTCTGCGGTGCTTTTTGAGGGTTGTGACTACTTTGTCTGTGAGGCTGGCATGGGTGGCGTGCTGGATGCTACAAATGTCTTTGAAAAAGAGTTAAGCATTTTTACACCTATTGGGCTCGATCATACTGCAGTTCTTGGAGATAGCTTGGAAGAAATTTCACGCACGAAATTTGAAGCTATGGGCAAAAGAGCTATTTTAAATGATGAGATGAACGAGATAAGCGTTGCTATCGCAAAAGAGATTGCAAGCGAGAGGGGCACAATTTTGAGCTTCCCAAGAGAAATTTTAACCAAAGAAAATTTAAACGAGATCGCAAACTATGCAGATAAATTTAATCTACCAGAGTTTTTACGCTCAAATTTAACTCTAGCCTACGCTGCGGCTAAAATTTTAGATAGCAGTATAGACATAAAAAAGCTTGGTGCTCTTACGCTTCGTGGCAGATGTGAAAAGATCGCTTCAAATTTATACGTTGATGTCGGTCACAACGAGCTTGGCGCAAAGGCTGTGGCTAATAAATTTAGCTCTGATGAATTTAACGGCAAGAAGATAACGCTAGTTTATAACTCATTTTTGGATAAAGATTTCAAGGCAGTTTTGGCAGCTCTAAAGCCAGTCATCGAGGGCGTGCTGCTTTATCACTACCACTGCGAGGGCAGGGAGCTTGGTGGAGAGCTCATAAACAAAGCGCTAAACGAGCTTGAAATTTCTCATAGAGAGTTTGAGTCAAGCGATATGAACGATATAAAAGAGGCAAAAAACGGCAAAATTTACTTAGCTTTTGGCTCATTTCATCTAGTTGAAGCCTTTTTAAAAGAGTACTATGCAAGCAAAGGTCTATGA